The following is a genomic window from Aminivibrio pyruvatiphilus.
GGGAAAGAAGAGACTTCGGACTGATCTTCAGCCGAAGCGAAGCGGCGGAAAGAATGGCTCCCTGTTCCGTAGAAAGGGTGATTCTCCCGGTGGAAAAACCCTGAATGGGGTTGCCCGTAATCCCGTCCACCGAAAGCTCCGCACCAAGGAATTCCATGGCCGCATTACGGGCTTCCCGGAGAAGAATGTCGCCTGCGAAATCAGCTCCGGCGACGGTAAGAAAACACCATGCTGTAAGAAGCAGCGAAAGAGCAGCCGCATTTCTGCCGGTGTGCTTCATGGTTCTCTGCCTCCTTTCCGTTTCGGGGGCCGAGGTACTTTTCCTTCCCCGTCCCTCCGGGAAATGAAACTGCCTGGAGCCTCAGGAGTGTTGAGAAATATCTGACAAATCATTATATCATCTCCGGGTGGATGAGGGAGCATCAGAAATGGCGGCGTCTTGTCTGATGATTCAATAATTTTAAAGAAAAAACTCGACAGATCGTGAATAGGCTGATAGAATTCTTTTCCTTGGCGGCGGATGGGAAAACTCTTCCCGCTTTCTGTTCCCTGCCCTTGTTTTTTCGGTAAATATGCTACAATAAGCACCATGGTCGGGAGCGTCCTCCCGCTGATGGCGGATGCTTTCAAAAAGCCTATAATGCCCTGGCAAAGGGCGGACTACATTTACAGGGAGGTTGCTACATATGGCGAAGGAGAAATTTGAGAGGTCCAAGCCGCATTTGAACATCGGAACCATCGGTCACATCGACCACGGAAAGACGACGCTGACGGCGGCGAT
Proteins encoded in this region:
- a CDS encoding GTP-binding protein, whose protein sequence is MAKEKFERSKPHLNIGTIGHIDHGKTTLTAA